In Microbacterium enclense, one genomic interval encodes:
- a CDS encoding MMPL family transporter → MAELLHRLGTFAARRAWTVIVAWAVILGVVVAGFLVGFKGLSSSFDIPGTASGNVVAKLQEELPDFSGASGGVLFRTTDGSALTDDQKSEISSLVGSAGDLPDVARVTDPFATQQQLDAQRQQVVDGRQQLADARAQAESGQQQLTAGEVQLDAGQQQLDAGRAQIEAAPLPESQKQAQLEALDAQQAQLDQQRSALDQQQTQVTDGLAQIDAQQTQLDDGAELLSFADAIRLVSDDGSTAIVNVSFDKPRLELAESSKEAVVEHFSESVPGVDVAFNTEISQGVPEIFGVGEVVGVAVAGIVLVVVLGSLLAASFPIVTAIIGVAIGAMATLSFSGVIQMASVTPFLGVMLGLAVGIDYALFILYRHRRQLMQGADVVESIGLANGTAGNAVVFAGTTVIVALLALNITGIPFLGLMGTAGAVSVLVAVLIAVSLTPALLGLAGMRVLSRRARARAEIAADAAEHPRRVARTAPVDAEEHPRRVVRAQTGPVATSGRAVRPMSTMRAVVTMVVAIAALLVIAVPALSMRLGLPDGGSEAEDSTGYRAFAWTEQAFGAGANAPLLVTAALPAGTAEADVQGLQLDVARELFAQDDVAAVAPVAVSDDRTLAAFQVIPREGPNAVSTEQLVRDLRTLPPVDGDIDLGVAGAAAINIDISEGLADVLPIYLLVVVGLSFVIMVMVFRSLLVPLIATGGFVLSLFATFGAVTAVFQWGWLGALFGVHNPGPILSFLPVILVGILFGLAMDYQLFLTTGMREAWAHGAPPRLAVAQGFRAGRTVVTAAAIIMIAVFSGFITSEAVIIKSFGLGLALGVLLDAFLVRMLLVPAIMHVLGGSAWWLPRWLDRIIPNVDVEGSALERRHPTHHGV, encoded by the coding sequence ATGGCTGAACTGCTGCATCGTCTCGGAACGTTCGCGGCGCGCCGCGCGTGGACGGTGATCGTGGCGTGGGCCGTGATCCTGGGTGTGGTGGTCGCGGGCTTTCTCGTCGGGTTCAAGGGGCTGAGTTCGAGCTTCGACATCCCCGGCACGGCATCCGGGAACGTCGTGGCGAAGCTGCAGGAGGAGCTGCCCGATTTCAGCGGGGCCTCTGGGGGCGTCCTGTTCCGTACGACCGACGGGTCGGCGCTCACCGACGATCAGAAGAGCGAGATCAGCTCCCTCGTCGGTTCGGCGGGCGACCTCCCCGACGTCGCGCGCGTCACCGACCCTTTCGCCACGCAGCAGCAGCTCGACGCTCAGCGTCAGCAGGTCGTCGACGGTCGTCAGCAGCTCGCCGACGCTCGCGCCCAGGCCGAGTCGGGACAGCAGCAGCTCACCGCGGGCGAAGTGCAGCTCGATGCGGGACAGCAGCAGCTGGATGCCGGGCGCGCGCAGATCGAGGCGGCGCCCCTGCCGGAGTCGCAGAAACAGGCCCAGCTCGAGGCGCTCGACGCCCAACAGGCCCAGCTCGACCAGCAACGCTCTGCCCTCGACCAGCAGCAGACGCAGGTGACCGACGGTCTCGCGCAGATCGACGCGCAGCAGACCCAACTCGACGATGGCGCTGAGCTCCTCTCCTTCGCGGATGCCATCCGCCTCGTCTCCGACGACGGTTCCACCGCGATCGTCAACGTGTCCTTCGACAAGCCCCGCCTCGAACTCGCGGAGTCCTCGAAAGAGGCCGTCGTCGAGCACTTCTCCGAGTCGGTGCCGGGTGTGGACGTGGCCTTCAACACCGAGATCTCGCAGGGCGTGCCCGAGATCTTCGGCGTTGGTGAGGTCGTCGGCGTCGCCGTCGCCGGGATCGTCCTCGTGGTCGTCCTCGGATCGTTGCTCGCCGCATCGTTCCCGATCGTGACCGCGATCATCGGCGTCGCGATCGGTGCCATGGCCACTCTGTCGTTCTCCGGCGTCATCCAGATGGCATCCGTCACTCCGTTCCTCGGCGTGATGCTGGGTCTCGCGGTGGGGATCGACTACGCGCTGTTCATCCTGTATCGCCATCGCCGTCAGCTGATGCAGGGCGCCGACGTCGTGGAGTCGATCGGGCTCGCGAACGGCACCGCGGGCAACGCCGTCGTGTTCGCCGGTACCACGGTGATCGTCGCCCTCCTCGCGCTCAACATCACCGGCATCCCGTTCCTGGGCCTGATGGGGACCGCCGGTGCCGTGAGCGTGCTCGTGGCCGTGCTCATCGCTGTGTCGCTCACCCCCGCGCTGCTGGGGTTGGCGGGCATGCGGGTCCTCAGCCGCAGAGCACGTGCGCGCGCCGAGATCGCGGCGGATGCCGCGGAGCATCCGCGCCGTGTCGCCCGCACCGCGCCCGTCGACGCGGAGGAACACCCTCGCCGCGTCGTCCGTGCGCAGACGGGTCCCGTCGCCACGTCGGGTCGCGCCGTGCGACCCATGTCGACGATGCGCGCCGTCGTGACGATGGTGGTCGCGATCGCGGCGCTCCTGGTGATCGCCGTGCCCGCCCTGTCGATGCGTCTCGGACTCCCCGACGGGGGTTCCGAGGCGGAGGACTCCACCGGATACCGAGCCTTCGCCTGGACCGAGCAGGCCTTCGGTGCCGGGGCGAACGCGCCGCTCCTGGTCACCGCAGCCCTGCCCGCGGGGACGGCCGAGGCCGACGTGCAGGGCCTGCAGCTCGATGTCGCCCGTGAGCTCTTCGCCCAGGACGACGTCGCCGCCGTCGCGCCCGTCGCCGTGTCGGACGATCGGACGCTCGCCGCCTTCCAGGTGATCCCGCGGGAAGGACCGAACGCGGTGTCGACCGAGCAGCTCGTGCGCGATCTGCGCACGCTGCCGCCGGTCGACGGTGACATCGACCTCGGGGTCGCGGGGGCGGCCGCCATCAACATCGACATCTCCGAGGGGCTCGCCGACGTGCTCCCGATCTACCTGCTCGTGGTCGTCGGGTTGTCCTTCGTCATCATGGTGATGGTGTTCCGCTCGCTCCTGGTTCCGCTCATCGCCACGGGCGGGTTCGTGCTGTCGTTGTTCGCGACCTTCGGAGCCGTGACGGCCGTGTTCCAGTGGGGATGGCTCGGGGCGCTGTTCGGGGTGCACAACCCGGGCCCGATCCTCAGCTTCCTGCCGGTCATCCTGGTCGGCATCCTCTTCGGTCTCGCGATGGACTACCAACTGTTCTTGACGACCGGCATGCGCGAGGCGTGGGCGCACGGAGCACCCCCACGGCTGGCCGTCGCGCAGGGATTCCGGGCGGGGCGCACGGTCGTGACGGCGGCGGCGATCATCATGATCGCCGTGTTCTCCGGGTTCATCACGTCCGAAGCGGTGATCATCAAGTCCTTCGGCCTCGGTCTCGCCCTCGGCGTCCTTCTCGACGCGTTCCTCGTGCGGATGCTCCTCGTGCCCGCGATCATGCACGTGCTCGGGGGCTCTGCGTGGTGGCTCCCGCGCTGGCTCGACCGGATCATCCCCAACGTCGACGTCGAGGGATCCGCGCTGGAGCGTCGCCACCCCACGCATCACGGTGTCTGA
- a CDS encoding TetR/AcrR family transcriptional regulator yields the protein MALPRSGPVRSEAARLAILDAAAALFAEDGYDHLTIEGIARRAGVGKQTIYRWWPGKGDVLAEAILEGRLLDSRRRPPDTGDARADLAAWLTDLFTLRASPDGESLMRSFVAAAAESAEIGRRLRAEILAAPLMERLSQAMGGARGARLEAAADALLGATILRALSRERFGADDMRTLVDTITRPPGGTDAPGR from the coding sequence ATGGCTCTTCCGCGCAGTGGCCCCGTTCGAAGCGAAGCCGCGCGCCTGGCGATCCTCGACGCGGCGGCCGCGCTCTTCGCCGAGGACGGGTACGACCACCTGACGATCGAGGGGATCGCCCGACGCGCGGGAGTCGGCAAGCAGACCATCTATCGCTGGTGGCCGGGCAAAGGCGACGTCCTCGCCGAGGCGATCCTCGAGGGGCGACTCCTCGACAGCCGCCGCCGGCCGCCCGACACCGGAGACGCACGCGCCGATCTCGCCGCCTGGCTGACGGACCTCTTCACCCTGCGCGCGAGCCCCGACGGTGAGAGCCTGATGCGCTCGTTCGTCGCCGCGGCCGCCGAGAGCGCGGAGATCGGGCGACGCCTGCGCGCCGAGATCCTGGCGGCACCGCTCATGGAGCGCCTGTCGCAAGCGATGGGAGGAGCACGCGGCGCCCGCCTCGAGGCGGCCGCCGATGCTCTTCTCGGGGCGACGATCCTTCGCGCGCTGAGCAGAGAGCGCTTCGGCGCCGACGACATGAGAACGCTCGTCGACACGATCACCCGCCCCCCGGGCGGAACGGATGCACCGGGTCGGTGA
- a CDS encoding helix-turn-helix domain-containing protein, which produces MSDFESDDRLDDVLRALADRVRDLRRGRQLSISDLSFESGLSEARLRGVEAGRSTASLATLVALAETFEISLADLFRDASATQAADERVEPSSPYVVPSEVVWGGELPPAPWAHVDVAEVAAEIPAAATSPSESARAVGARTFAPTEKVWGGPLPPAPWMPQTPPIVEHVAPSPAPNAVSSPTRVDTAVPAAGRGVPATPAAHREQTAAVARAHDYALSHGMRENSAYVFVAPGGATTPVPRTFADLRTGALAGRAFRSLQEFAVASIVEGGFALTDVARVFRIPAWRLEKWVVETGHVAR; this is translated from the coding sequence ATGAGCGATTTCGAATCCGACGACCGGCTCGACGATGTCCTGCGCGCGCTCGCGGATCGGGTACGCGATCTGCGCCGAGGCCGGCAGCTCTCGATCAGCGACCTCTCCTTCGAGTCGGGACTGTCGGAAGCGCGGTTGCGCGGAGTCGAGGCGGGGAGGAGTACCGCGTCGCTCGCGACGCTCGTGGCTCTCGCCGAGACCTTCGAGATCTCGCTCGCCGACCTCTTCCGCGACGCCTCGGCGACACAGGCCGCGGACGAGCGGGTCGAACCGTCGAGCCCCTACGTCGTGCCGAGTGAGGTCGTGTGGGGCGGGGAGCTTCCCCCGGCGCCCTGGGCGCATGTCGACGTCGCTGAGGTCGCCGCCGAGATCCCCGCAGCGGCGACATCGCCCAGCGAATCGGCGCGGGCGGTCGGCGCCCGCACGTTCGCGCCGACCGAGAAGGTCTGGGGCGGCCCTCTGCCTCCGGCACCCTGGATGCCGCAGACTCCGCCGATCGTCGAGCACGTGGCCCCGTCGCCGGCGCCGAACGCGGTGTCCTCCCCGACGCGGGTCGACACGGCCGTGCCCGCAGCCGGCCGGGGAGTCCCCGCAACTCCGGCCGCGCACCGGGAGCAGACGGCGGCCGTCGCGCGCGCTCACGACTATGCCCTCTCCCACGGTATGAGGGAGAACTCTGCCTATGTGTTCGTCGCGCCGGGCGGTGCGACCACGCCCGTTCCCCGGACGTTCGCCGACCTGCGCACGGGCGCGTTGGCCGGCCGCGCCTTCCGCTCGCTGCAGGAGTTCGCGGTGGCATCCATCGTCGAAGGCGGATTCGCGCTCACCGACGTCGCCCGCGTGTTCCGGATTCCCGCCTGGCGGCTCGAGAAGTGGGTCGTCGAGACCGGGCACGTCGCGCGCTGA
- a CDS encoding VOC family protein: protein MSTDLDHLVFAGPSLADAVDEIESLTGVRAAPGGRHTTTGTANALIALTIDGEPGPQYLEIIGPDADAGRAASEIPTFGIDSLAAPRLVGFALHPQDLDATVARLRTLGADPGDIEPLGRVRPDGVQLSWRLTRRAGNAWDGLPFLIDWQDSPHPGLGDLPQLELTQFRVSAPPADARFEALSALGLDPTPGSPELTVGLRGIRSTTLSTG, encoded by the coding sequence ATGTCGACCGACCTCGACCACCTCGTCTTCGCCGGACCCTCGCTCGCCGATGCGGTCGACGAGATCGAAAGCCTGACCGGCGTCCGCGCCGCCCCGGGCGGACGACACACCACCACCGGCACGGCCAATGCGCTGATCGCCCTCACGATCGACGGTGAGCCCGGCCCCCAGTACCTGGAGATCATCGGGCCCGATGCCGACGCCGGCCGAGCGGCATCCGAGATCCCGACCTTCGGTATCGACAGCCTCGCCGCCCCGCGGCTGGTGGGCTTCGCCCTGCACCCGCAAGACCTGGATGCCACGGTCGCGCGGCTGCGTACCCTCGGAGCCGACCCGGGCGACATCGAGCCGCTCGGGCGCGTGCGCCCTGACGGCGTTCAGCTCTCGTGGCGCCTGACCCGGCGTGCCGGCAACGCGTGGGACGGTCTGCCCTTCCTCATCGACTGGCAGGACAGCCCTCACCCCGGCCTCGGCGACCTGCCGCAGCTCGAACTCACGCAGTTCCGGGTCAGCGCTCCCCCCGCGGACGCCCGCTTCGAGGCCCTCTCCGCTCTGGGCCTGGACCCGACGCCGGGTTCGCCGGAACTGACCGTGGGGCTGCGCGGCATCCGATCGACCACGTTGTCGACCGGGTAG
- a CDS encoding DUF2207 domain-containing protein: MDAVALPVRRRRAPLSAVLALVFLFVAVAGASPARADVDDFTFDAFHADMLLSRSADGHAALQVTETIVARFPDEDQNKGIVRAIPDDYDGVPLRTQVVSVTDGNGAAIPYEIETSRGEVRVLTGDDTFVRGVQTYVISYTQRDTIRSFADTDADEFYRDINGTDSRQPFAEVTAELRVDGSLSQAALDGAAACYTGPEGSRTPCEITRAGDPGEEVAWSASTTGLGPRENMTIAVGFARGTFVPGAVVRSPLEQFSVDAAPALAALSIGAVVLGLVGAATALVARRRGKDAPGRGVIVPEYGPPDDVDVLEGAELVHRQRAAVPAAVLDTAIAGHLRILDDPAGAKTLTLELVRPEGATPLHAGVLAAIFGVGGRPGARVTLGPDRQDVATALQALPPKAAKELRRRGWTEPPRRRSSVMAAVVAVSAFVLSIVALILASAGTAPAWWQVAAIPATVVTGILSFALLRYRDRVVDAGTSARDHLLGLRDYLALAEADRLRILQSPEGAERRPVDVGDPTQVLHLYERLLPWAVVWGVEREWAEALDTRVRETGGDLHWYAGTNGFSTAAFATTFSSLRTASSPVTTSGSGSFSGGSFGGGFSGGGMGGGSVGGR, from the coding sequence ATGGATGCCGTGGCCCTACCTGTCCGACGCCGTCGTGCGCCCCTCTCCGCGGTGCTGGCGCTCGTTTTTCTCTTCGTGGCCGTTGCGGGCGCGAGCCCCGCGCGAGCCGATGTGGATGATTTCACCTTCGACGCCTTCCATGCCGACATGCTCTTGTCACGCTCCGCCGATGGGCACGCGGCACTGCAGGTGACCGAGACGATCGTCGCGCGCTTTCCGGACGAGGATCAGAACAAGGGGATCGTCCGCGCCATCCCCGATGACTACGACGGTGTCCCCCTGCGCACCCAGGTCGTCTCGGTGACGGACGGCAACGGGGCCGCGATCCCCTACGAGATCGAGACGAGCAGAGGTGAGGTGCGCGTTCTCACCGGGGACGACACCTTCGTTCGAGGCGTGCAGACCTACGTCATCTCCTACACGCAGCGTGACACGATCCGCTCTTTCGCCGACACCGACGCCGACGAGTTCTACCGTGACATCAACGGCACGGACAGTCGTCAACCCTTCGCCGAGGTGACCGCCGAGCTCCGTGTGGACGGCTCGCTGTCGCAGGCCGCGCTCGACGGGGCCGCCGCCTGCTACACCGGCCCCGAGGGCTCACGGACCCCGTGCGAGATCACGCGTGCGGGCGACCCCGGCGAAGAGGTGGCCTGGTCCGCCTCGACGACGGGGCTCGGTCCGCGAGAGAACATGACCATCGCGGTCGGATTCGCGCGCGGCACGTTCGTTCCGGGCGCGGTGGTCCGCTCCCCCCTCGAGCAGTTCTCGGTCGACGCGGCCCCGGCCCTCGCCGCTCTCTCGATCGGCGCGGTCGTGCTGGGCCTGGTCGGCGCCGCAACCGCGCTCGTCGCGCGTCGGCGGGGAAAGGACGCACCGGGCCGCGGCGTGATCGTCCCCGAGTACGGTCCCCCCGACGACGTCGATGTGCTCGAGGGAGCCGAACTCGTCCACAGGCAGAGGGCAGCTGTTCCCGCCGCCGTCCTCGACACCGCGATCGCCGGACACCTCCGCATCCTCGACGATCCCGCGGGTGCGAAGACGTTGACGCTCGAACTGGTGCGCCCCGAAGGGGCGACACCGCTGCACGCCGGCGTCCTGGCCGCGATCTTCGGTGTCGGAGGGCGCCCCGGAGCCCGCGTGACCCTGGGCCCCGACCGTCAGGACGTCGCCACCGCGCTTCAGGCTCTTCCCCCGAAGGCCGCGAAGGAACTGCGGCGCCGCGGCTGGACAGAACCGCCTCGCCGCAGAAGCTCCGTCATGGCCGCTGTGGTGGCGGTCAGCGCCTTCGTCCTTTCGATCGTCGCGCTCATCCTCGCCTCGGCCGGCACGGCTCCCGCCTGGTGGCAGGTCGCCGCGATTCCCGCGACCGTGGTGACCGGCATCCTGAGCTTCGCCCTGCTTCGCTACCGCGACCGGGTGGTGGATGCCGGAACTTCCGCACGTGACCATCTCCTGGGACTGCGTGACTATCTCGCGCTCGCGGAGGCCGACCGCCTGCGCATCCTGCAGAGCCCCGAAGGGGCGGAACGCCGGCCGGTGGACGTGGGCGACCCGACGCAGGTGCTCCACCTCTATGAACGCCTGCTCCCGTGGGCTGTGGTCTGGGGTGTGGAACGTGAGTGGGCCGAAGCCCTCGACACCCGCGTTCGCGAGACCGGAGGCGATCTGCACTGGTACGCCGGGACGAACGGCTTCTCCACCGCCGCGTTCGCGACGACCTTCAGCTCGTTGCGGACCGCGAGCAGTCCGGTGACGACGAGCGGCTCGGGGAGCTTTTCGGGCGGATCGTTTGGGGGCGGCTTCTCGGGGGGCGGCATGGGCGGCGGAAGCGTCGGAGGGCGATGA
- a CDS encoding TerC family protein, whose product MGITPLVWIITIAVTIAFFVFEFFAHVRKPHEPTIGESARWSAFYIGLALLFGVGVGIVSGWTYGGEYFAGYLTEKALSIDNLFVFLIIMTGFAVPKKYQQKVLMIGIVIALIMRGAFIAVGAALIENFSWIFYIFGALLLFLAYKQAFSHGDSDPANGKFMKFVRRILPVSEEYNDDKLTVRKNGKRFVTPMLLVIIAIGFIDLVFAVDSIPAIYGLTQEAYIVFTANAFALMGLRQLYFLIGGLLERLVYLAQGLAVILAFIGVKLVFHALHVNELPFINGGEPLLWVPEIPIWFSLLFIAATVAVATWLSLRKTRNDAQKKQRETFDGEKVVHAPED is encoded by the coding sequence TTGGGCATCACACCCCTGGTCTGGATCATCACCATCGCGGTCACGATCGCGTTCTTCGTCTTCGAGTTCTTCGCACACGTGCGGAAACCGCACGAACCCACCATCGGCGAATCCGCCCGCTGGTCGGCGTTCTACATCGGGCTCGCTCTGCTTTTCGGTGTCGGTGTCGGCATCGTCTCGGGCTGGACCTACGGCGGGGAGTACTTCGCCGGCTACCTGACCGAGAAGGCGTTGTCGATCGACAACCTGTTCGTGTTCCTCATCATCATGACCGGGTTCGCGGTGCCGAAGAAGTATCAGCAGAAGGTCCTGATGATCGGCATCGTCATCGCCCTCATCATGCGCGGCGCCTTCATCGCCGTCGGTGCGGCGCTGATCGAGAACTTCTCGTGGATCTTCTACATCTTCGGCGCCCTCCTGCTCTTCCTGGCGTACAAGCAGGCGTTCTCGCACGGAGACAGCGACCCGGCCAACGGCAAATTCATGAAGTTCGTGCGGCGCATCCTCCCCGTGAGCGAGGAGTACAACGACGACAAGCTCACCGTCCGCAAGAACGGCAAGCGCTTCGTCACGCCGATGCTGCTGGTGATCATCGCGATCGGCTTCATCGACCTCGTCTTCGCGGTCGACTCGATCCCCGCGATCTACGGTCTGACGCAGGAGGCCTACATCGTGTTCACCGCGAACGCCTTCGCCCTCATGGGCCTGCGCCAGCTGTACTTCCTCATCGGCGGACTGCTGGAGCGCCTGGTCTACCTCGCCCAGGGACTCGCCGTCATCCTCGCGTTCATCGGTGTGAAGCTCGTCTTCCACGCTCTGCACGTCAACGAGCTGCCCTTCATCAACGGCGGCGAGCCGCTGCTGTGGGTGCCCGAGATCCCCATCTGGTTCTCGCTGCTGTTCATCGCCGCGACCGTCGCGGTCGCGACCTGGCTGAGTCTGCGCAAGACCCGCAACGACGCGCAGAAGAAGCAACGCGAGACCTTCGACGGCGAGAAGGTCGTCCACGCACCGGAGGACTGA
- a CDS encoding glycosyltransferase, giving the protein MTAFTDGRQFALTWGIPRDFGGLTAAMLQRSRLFDLRGGRAVHVLTCDDREDVAVVADELERRRALSERVEVTNLWEWLREHDLAGRAVRAADGFAPLPATAVEERSGGVTRRRVRTDTTGAVQQIDHLRADGTLAASDRRDVPRASGKTRRVVVTCDREGTPTAAWHGVRELYRAWLDRLTDGEPSFLLVDSKAMARFAADYRRPHVVVVHVVHGSHLTDDGSAIRASRAEVFRRLGAFDAVVFCTRRQASDARRQAGPLPLLLAVPHPVRVADDVDITSPRRGTVVLARLAAIKRVEDAVDALRTARRARSELTLDVYGDGPERSALEHRADSDPSIRFHGFDPAATEALRTASTLLMTSRSEAFSLVVAEAMASGCLPIAYDVPYGPRELIAHGRTGWLVPPGDTRALSETIARADAMDDESLARMRAAAVARARRYGEEEVLAMWDSTLRRAARRQRARRATWRFREVLRRRLGVR; this is encoded by the coding sequence ATGACCGCCTTCACCGACGGGCGGCAGTTCGCCCTCACGTGGGGTATCCCTCGGGACTTCGGCGGGCTCACGGCCGCGATGCTCCAGCGCTCCCGCCTGTTCGACCTCCGGGGCGGCCGCGCCGTCCACGTGCTGACCTGCGACGACCGCGAAGACGTCGCCGTCGTCGCAGACGAACTCGAGCGGCGCCGTGCCCTGTCCGAGCGCGTCGAGGTGACGAACCTCTGGGAGTGGCTGCGCGAGCACGACCTGGCCGGCCGCGCCGTGCGCGCGGCCGACGGATTCGCTCCTCTTCCGGCGACCGCCGTCGAAGAGCGTTCGGGCGGCGTGACGCGTCGTCGTGTCCGCACGGACACCACCGGGGCCGTCCAGCAGATCGACCACCTGCGCGCGGACGGCACGCTGGCCGCGAGCGATCGTCGCGACGTCCCCCGCGCCTCGGGGAAGACGCGACGCGTCGTCGTCACCTGCGACCGGGAGGGCACGCCGACAGCCGCGTGGCACGGTGTCCGTGAGCTGTACCGCGCGTGGCTCGACCGCCTCACCGACGGCGAACCGTCGTTCCTTCTCGTCGACAGCAAGGCGATGGCGCGCTTCGCCGCCGACTACCGCCGCCCCCACGTCGTGGTCGTCCACGTGGTCCACGGCTCGCACCTCACCGACGACGGCAGCGCGATCCGCGCATCGCGCGCCGAGGTGTTCCGTCGCCTCGGCGCGTTCGACGCGGTGGTGTTCTGCACCCGCCGGCAAGCGAGCGACGCGCGACGGCAGGCGGGCCCTCTCCCCCTCCTCCTCGCTGTCCCGCATCCGGTCCGCGTCGCAGACGACGTCGACATCACGTCGCCGCGCCGGGGCACGGTCGTCCTCGCTCGCCTGGCGGCCATCAAGCGCGTCGAAGACGCCGTCGACGCTCTACGCACCGCACGGCGCGCACGAAGCGAGCTGACGCTCGACGTCTACGGCGACGGCCCCGAGCGATCCGCCCTCGAGCACCGCGCCGATTCCGATCCGTCGATCCGCTTCCACGGATTCGATCCGGCAGCGACCGAAGCGCTGCGCACGGCGTCCACCCTCTTGATGACGAGTCGCTCCGAGGCGTTCTCCTTGGTCGTGGCCGAGGCGATGGCATCCGGCTGTCTTCCCATCGCCTACGACGTGCCTTACGGCCCGCGCGAACTCATCGCCCACGGACGGACCGGCTGGCTCGTTCCCCCCGGCGACACACGCGCTCTTTCCGAGACCATCGCACGCGCGGATGCCATGGACGACGAATCGCTCGCCCGGATGCGCGCCGCGGCCGTCGCCCGCGCCCGCCGCTACGGGGAAGAAGAGGTGCTGGCGATGTGGGATAGCACGCTCCGCCGCGCCGCCCGACGGCAGCGCGCCCGTCGCGCCACGTGGCGATTCCGTGAGGTCCTGCGGCGCCGTCTTGGAGTTCGCTGA
- a CDS encoding alpha/beta hydrolase: MPSIAPRAAALFRNGLWWARDYAYAVTAQARAVIGRGAADDLAEGSGVPILLLPGIYETWRFLEPLARALHDRGHPVHVVDELGGNRRPIAASAERVGRIMVARDLRDVVVVAHSKGGLIGKHLMAFDPAGSRVRAMVAVATPFGGSRYSRLMPTPSLRAFRSGDATMRALAAAAEVNTRIVSVYGDFDPHIPEGSDLAGARNVRLATGGHFRVLADPRVIAEVVRLAE; encoded by the coding sequence ATGCCGAGCATCGCCCCGCGGGCCGCCGCCCTGTTTCGCAACGGCCTGTGGTGGGCGAGGGACTACGCCTACGCGGTCACCGCTCAAGCACGTGCCGTGATCGGGCGCGGGGCCGCTGACGACCTCGCCGAGGGGTCGGGGGTGCCGATTCTGCTGCTGCCGGGTATCTACGAGACGTGGCGGTTTCTCGAGCCCCTGGCACGGGCCCTGCACGACCGCGGGCACCCGGTCCACGTTGTCGACGAACTCGGCGGTAATCGACGACCCATCGCGGCGTCGGCGGAGCGCGTCGGGAGGATCATGGTCGCCCGCGACCTGCGTGACGTGGTCGTGGTCGCGCACAGCAAGGGCGGTCTGATCGGCAAGCACCTCATGGCCTTCGACCCCGCCGGGTCCCGCGTCCGTGCGATGGTTGCGGTGGCGACGCCGTTCGGGGGCTCCCGCTACAGCCGGCTCATGCCCACCCCGTCGCTTCGCGCCTTCCGTTCAGGGGATGCGACGATGCGGGCGCTCGCCGCCGCCGCCGAGGTGAACACGCGCATCGTCTCGGTGTACGGCGACTTCGATCCGCACATCCCCGAGGGCAGTGACCTGGCCGGGGCCCGGAACGTGCGCCTCGCGACCGGTGGGCACTTCCGCGTCCTCGCCGACCCGCGGGTCATCGCCGAGGTCGTCCGCCTGGCGGAGTGA
- a CDS encoding LLM class F420-dependent oxidoreductase — MTRFGYTLMTEQSGPRALVDYAVGAERAGYDFLVSSDHYSPWLTSQGHAPYAWTVLGAVAHATSTAELMTYVTCPTVRYHPAVVAQKAATLQLLSEGRFTLGLGSGENLNEHVVGEGWPAVHARQDMLVEAIEIIRALHTGDLVTYDGEYFRVDSARVWDAPEGGVPIGVAVSGEHSIERFAPLGDHLITTEPDAEVVQGWNEHHDGDSRKIGQIPISWDPDKDAAIARAHDQFRWFAGGWAVNADLPTPAGFAGASQFVRPEDVGESIACGPDLDELAESVRPFIDAGFTDVAIVQVGDAQQQRFVDEIAEPLLEKLRAL; from the coding sequence ATGACGCGATTCGGCTACACCCTCATGACCGAGCAGAGCGGCCCCCGGGCCCTCGTCGACTACGCCGTCGGCGCCGAGCGCGCCGGGTACGACTTCCTGGTCTCCAGCGACCACTACTCCCCCTGGCTCACGAGCCAGGGACACGCACCCTACGCGTGGACGGTCCTCGGCGCCGTCGCGCACGCCACCTCCACCGCGGAGCTGATGACGTATGTCACCTGCCCCACGGTGCGGTACCACCCCGCCGTGGTCGCACAGAAGGCGGCGACGTTGCAGCTGCTGTCGGAGGGGCGTTTCACCCTCGGTCTCGGCTCGGGCGAGAACCTGAACGAGCACGTCGTCGGCGAGGGCTGGCCGGCCGTCCACGCCCGTCAGGACATGCTCGTGGAGGCCATCGAGATCATCCGAGCCCTGCACACGGGCGATCTCGTCACGTACGACGGCGAGTACTTCCGCGTCGACTCGGCCCGCGTCTGGGACGCGCCCGAGGGTGGCGTCCCCATCGGCGTCGCCGTTTCCGGGGAGCACTCGATCGAGCGCTTCGCTCCGCTCGGCGACCACCTGATCACCACCGAACCCGACGCCGAGGTGGTGCAGGGGTGGAACGAGCACCACGACGGCGACTCCCGCAAGATCGGCCAGATCCCCATCAGCTGGGACCCCGACAAGGATGCCGCCATCGCGCGCGCTCACGATCAGTTCCGGTGGTTCGCCGGAGGGTGGGCCGTCAATGCCGACCTGCCGACTCCCGCGGGCTTCGCCGGCGCCTCGCAGTTCGTCCGCCCCGAGGATGTTGGGGAGTCCATCGCGTGCGGGCCCGATCTGGACGAGCTCGCCGAGAGCGTGCGGCCGTTCATCGACGCGGGATTCACCGACGTCGCGATCGTGCAGGTCGGCGACGCGCAGCAGCAGCGCTTCGTCGACGAGATCGCTGAGCCCCTGCTCGAAAAGCTCCGCGCGCTGTGA